The Rhinolophus ferrumequinum isolate MPI-CBG mRhiFer1 chromosome 4, mRhiFer1_v1.p, whole genome shotgun sequence genome has a window encoding:
- the LOC117021671 gene encoding defensin-5-like: MRTLAFLAAALLLLALQANAKSLRETDDQVPAQDLPEALDQEELEAEDQNQPGAKRQDVSISFGAPNRLVQGASGLRRITVCYCRSNFCSSPEVYSGTCTFNGIRYFLCCQ, translated from the exons ATGAGGACCCTCGCCTTCCTTGCCGCTGCCCTTCTCCTCTTGGCCCTCCAGGCCAATGCCAAGTCCCTCCGAGAGACAGACGACCAGGTTCCTGCCCAAGACCTGCCTGAAGCCCTGGACCAGGAAGAGCTTGAGGCCGAGGACCAGAACCAGCCCGGAGCCAAACGCCAAGACGTGTCCATCTCCTTTGGAGCACCTAATCGCCTCGTTCAAGGTGCCTCAG GCCTTCGGAGAATAACTGTCTGCTACTGCAGATCTAACTTCTGCAGTTCTCCTGAGGTATACTCTGGGACCTGTACCTTCAATGGCATCCGATACTTTCTTTGCTGTCAGTGA